In one Culex quinquefasciatus strain JHB chromosome 2, VPISU_Cqui_1.0_pri_paternal, whole genome shotgun sequence genomic region, the following are encoded:
- the LOC119766151 gene encoding uncharacterized protein LOC119766151: MYRQIRVAPADTPFQRIFWRNEPADFIRVLELTTVTYGTASAPFLATRCLVQLCEDEGEKFPLAAKIVRDACYVDDILSGADSPDEAIECLKQLQGLLSRGEFPIHICSSNESAVMDQIPEGEREKLIDLDGLTGGVVKALGLYWSPGDDEFRFTANQADADDTKRRVLSEIGKFFDVLGLLSPVIIKAKILMQRVWLAGLSWDVLLEGGLTSTWEQFQIALPFVRDIRIPRYVIGPGNIALGYSDASKVAYGAVIYVRSLFPSGKSPQMRLLCSKSKVAPTKQLDIHRLELLGCRLLSKLVVKVLAALKLPFRNVVLWCDSQVVLAWLKKPLDQLQSFVRNRVAEIRNETSNFIWLYVRTKDNPADLVSRGMFPAELMVCEKWWEGPAYMQSEEYRVEPVEDLPDCEIPELRKEIQQVAENDTAGRIQGLTPFLDKGLLRVGGRLQQSELPFETQHQLLLPKHRVTNLIVRAYHEEHLHAGPSALLATLRRRFWLIDGRSTVRSVTRSCVTCFRAKPRGSSQLMGRLPSCRVTQALPFEEVGVDYAGPIFVKVGTRKPQLVKAYFAVFVCMSTKAVHLELVSDLTTEAFLAALQRFVSRLGVPRTIHSDNGTNFKGAKAELHELFLLLNQRAFNDQIATYCQPKEITWSFIPPGAPHFGGLWEAVVKSTKYHLKRILKNAQLTFEQYATVLAEVEAVLNSRPLFAMSADPADPQVLTPRHFLIARPLTAIPEPVYEGTPTNRLSKWQHLQLLREQFWRTWKRDYLTSLQPRGKDNKEKPNVRPGMLILLEEKDTPPLQWKMGIILETYPGPDGFVRTADVKVGGTVVRRPITKLSVLPIEDNEQTADHGAIPAGTFPQPGGRMLAA, translated from the exons ATGTACCGCCAGATCCGGGTGGCCCCTGCGGACACTCCCTTCCAACGAATCTTCTGGCGGAACGAACCGGCCGACTTTATCCGCGTGCTCGAGCTCACAACCGTGACGTACGGGACGGCATCTGCACCTTTTCTCGCGACCCGCTGCTTGGTTCAACTCTGCGAAGATGAAGGAGAAAAATTTCCGCTGGCTGCCAAAATCGTTCGCGACGCTTGCTATGTCGATGACATTCTTTCTGGGGCAGACTCACCTGACGAAGCGATCGAGTGTTTGAAGCAACTCCAAGGCCTGCTCAGCCGTGGTGAGTTTCCGATCCACATATGCAGTTCGAACGAGTCGGCGGTCATGGATCAGATTCCGGAGGGTGAGCGGGAGAAACTCATCGATCTGGACGGACTGACCGGTGGCGTGGTCAAGGCTCTGGGGCTCTACTGGAGTCCAGGGGATGACGAGTTCCGGTTCACTGCCAACCAAGCCGACGCTGATGACACCAAGCGGCGTGTGCTGTCGGAGATCGGCAAGTTCTTCGACGTGCTGGGCTTGCTTTCACCGGTCATCATCAAGGCCAAGATCCTGATGCAGCGAGTTTGGCTCGCTGGCCTGTCGTGGGATGTGCTGCTGGAAGGAGGGTTGACAAGTACTTGGGAACAATTTCAAATCGCACTTCCTTTCGTGCGAGACATCCGGATCCCCCGTTACGTAATCGGCCCTGGAAACATTGCTCTCGGATACAGCGACGCCTCCAAGGTCGCATACGGCGCAGTGATTTACGTGCGCAGCCTGTTTCCGAGCGGAAAGTCCCCCCAGATGCGGCTactctgcagcaaatccaaggTAGCACCAACGAAGCAGCTCGACATCCACCGGCTCGAGCTCCTCGGGTGCAGATTGCTGTCCAAGCTGGTGGTCAAGGTCCTCGCAGCGTTGAAACTGCCGTTCCGGAACGTCGTTCTGTGGTGTGACAGCCAAGTGGTTTTGGCGTGGCTCAAGAAACCCTTAGACCAGCTTCAATCGTTCGTACGCAACCGTGTCGCCGAGATACGAAACGAAACCAGCAACTTCATCTGGCTTTACGTGCGAACCAAGGACAACCCTGCCGACTTGGTGTCACGTGGCATGTTTCCCGCCGAACTGATGGTGTGCGAGAAGTGGTGGGAAGGACCGGCGTACATGCAGTCCGAGGAGTACCGGGTGGAACCTGTGGAAGATTTGCCGGACTGTGAGATCCCCGAGTTGCGGAAG GAAATCCAGCAAGTTGCCGAGAACGATACCGCTGGACGCATCCAAGGTTTGACTCCGTTCCTGGACAAGGGCCTGCTACGAGTGGGTGGCAGATTGCAGCAGTCGGAGTTGCCGTTCGAGACCCAACACCAACTTCTCCTCCCGAAGCATCGTGTTACCAACCTGATCGTTCGAGCGTACCACGAAGAGCACCTGCACGCGGGGCCATCGGCCTTGCTTGCGACGCTTAGGAGGCGGTTTTGGCTGATCGACGGACGGTCGACAGTCCGGAGCGTTACAAGGAGCTGCGTGACGTGCTTCCGCGCGAAGCCTCGCGGCTCGAGCCAACTGATGGGACGGTTGCCATCCTGCCGTGTGACGCAAGCCCTCCCGTTTGAAGAGGTCGGCGTAGATTACGCCGGGCCCATTTTCGTCAAGGTAGGAACCCGAAAGCCGCAACTCGTGAAGGCCTACTTCGCGGTGTTCGTGTGCATGTCGACCAAGGCCGTCCACCTGGAGCTGGTCTCGGACCTCACGACCGAGGCATTCTTGGCCGCCCTCCAGCGCTTCGTGAGCCGACTCGGCGTGCCTCGCACAATTCATTCCGACAACGGGACGAATTTCAAGGGGGCCAAGGCGGAGCTGCACGAGCTGTTCCTGCTGTTAAACCAGCGTGCGTTCAACGACCAGATAGCGACCTACTGCCAACCGAAGGAGATTACCTGGTCGTTTATCCCTCCGGGGGCGCCGCATTTCGGTGGCCTCTGGGAGGCGGTTGTAAAAAGCACGAAATACCATCTCAAGCGCATCCTCAAGAACGCACAACTCACCTTCGAGCAGTACGCCACTGTTCTCGCGGAGGTTGAGGCGGTGCTAAATTCGCGGCCCTTGTTCGCTATGTCGGCGGACCCCGCAGATCCGCAAGTTCTGACGCCGAGACACTTCCTGATTGCGCGACCCCTTACGGCCATCCCGGAACCAGTCTACGAGGGGACACCCACCAACCGGCTGTCGAAGTGGCAGCACCTGCAACTCCTGCGCGAACAGTTTTGGCGAACCTGGAAGCGCGACTACCTGACGAGCCTCCAGCCGAGAGGCAAGGACAACAAGGAGAAGCCGAACGTGCGCCCGGGAATGTTGATTTTGCTGGAAGAAAAGGACACACCGCCACTACAGTGGAAGATGGGAATTATCCTGGAAACTTACCCGGGGCCAGATGGATTTGTACGCACCGCGGACGTGAAGGTTGGTGGAACAGTCGTCAGGCGTCCGATCACCAAGCTATCCGTCCTCCCGATTGAGGACAACGAGCAGACTGCAGACCACGGAGCGATTCCTGCTGGGACTTTTCCCCAGCCCGGGGGGAGGATGTTGGCTGCTTGA